ACTTTGAAGGAGGTTCTGGAAGATTTTTGTGAGTCGATGGTTGATTATAGCGCCAAGGCACACTTTAACCTCTATAATTATTTGGAAAACAACACCGAGCGCCGTCAGAGTGTCATTAAGATAGCCGATAGTATTTATCCTGAATTAGTTGATAATACCCAGCAAATTTTAGATTTCCATGATAAATATAATAGTGATGTGAATACTTTAGATTGTGAAAAATTGGAAGAATATCTTAATTCAGTGGGAGAGATTCTAGCCGATCGGATTAATCTTGAAGATGATGTAATCAGCGCGTTGTTATATGTAGATGGTGCTTAAACCCTTTATTAGAAAATAGTCTTGGCATACATGACACAGATCAAACCTTGTTTACCAATCAGATGTAGGATGTGGTGAGGAACGAACCGCATCAAAGACGTACATTTAAAACCATTGATGCGGTTCGTTCCTCACCACATCCTACCAATGTAAAGATAAATTAGCTTATTTGAGCTGTCCCGAATGCATTATTTTAAGACTCACTTTAAGTCAGACATCTCTTTCCTCAGATGCCATTCAGCATTAAAATCAGATCAATTTAATTCCCCTTATTATTCAAAATAAGCGCTTCATGGGGTAAAATAATCCAAGGATATAAGCTTAATTATGCAACAACTCACTCGCTTACTGGAAATTATGACGAAGTTGAGAGATCCCCAAAATGGTTGCCCGTGGGATCTGAAACAAGATTATCAATCGCTGGTGTCCTATACGCTTGAAGAGGCCTATGAAGTTGCAGAGGCGATTGAATTGGGCGATATGAATGAGCTCAAAAAAGAGCTGGGCGACTTGCTATTTCAGGTGGTTTTTTATGCGCAATTGGCCAAAGAAGAGGGTGTTTTTGAATTTGAAGATATTGCTCAGGCCATTTCAGATAAAATGATTATGCGTCATCCTCATGTCTTTGCCGGACATCATTATGAAGATGAAGCGGCATTTCTCAAAGCCTGGGAAGAACAAAAAGAGCTGGAAAAACAGCAGGCACAGACAGATACAAGTTTAGCATCTGAGACTGCCCAGCCTATTAGTTTAATGGCTGGCATCAGCAAAAATTTACCGGCGATGACCCGGGCTGTAAAAATCCAGAAAAAAGCCGCACAAATTGAATTTGACTGGGAATGTGCAGAAGAGCTACTGCCGGTGATTAAGGATGAGTTAGATGAGTTATCTGCTGAAATGGATCAGGCTAAGCAGGTAGAAAATTCCGAGCAATCAGTGCAATGTATTGAAGAAGAACTGGGTGATGTGTTATTTAGTTGTGTCAACTTGGCACGTAAACTCGATATCGATCCAGAAAAAGCATTACGTATGAGTAATCATAAATTTTCCCAACGCTTTAAAGCCATGGAAGCGCATTTTCAATATGATAGACAGAGCATGGAGCAAGCAACAATGAAAGAACTCGATGCTGTTTGGGCGATCATTAAAAAAAACTTAGCGGATAAAGAAAAATCCAGGGATTAGAAGCGTGTTATTTTTAGTCATAAAACAAAAATTGCTTAGCAGCAGATTGAGACCCATGCTGTTGTTAACAGTGTTATTAATCGTGCTATTAACGGGACTGCTCGCCAATGTGCCTGCCTTGGCTCAAGGCAATTTGTTAGCTAAAGCAATACCCGTTACGGTTAAAGCCTTGCAAGAATTAACCTTTCATCCAATAAAAAAAGCCCCGGCTCAGGTGGTGAGCCTGCAAAGTAGTTTACTGAGTGCAGAGCTTTCGGCACGAGTCATCAGTGTTGAAGTTAAAATTGGTGATAGCGTCAAAAAAGATCAATTACTCCTGAGTTTAGAGTGTGATGATTATGTGCTCAAGCAGCAACAATTGCTGGCTGAAAAGCGAGCTCTGCTTGCGGAGAAAAAATTTGCTGATTATCAATGGCAACGTTCTAAACAATTGATTAAGAGTAAAAGTGTTTCTCAGGAAGCCCATCGACGTTTGGCCACCGAAGTTGAAAAGTTATCAGCACGTATTGATTTACAGCAGGGCAGAGTCAAGCAGGCGCAGAAAAACATATCCCGTTGTCAGGTTGTCGCACCTTATAGTGGTGTGATAGCAGAACGTTTTATTCATGTCGGTGAATATGTCAGACCGAATACACCTTTAGTGCAATTGATTGATGTTGATGATCTTGAAGTTGAAGTACAAATGCCTATCGTTTTAGTGGATACTTTGGATTATACTGCGCTCAATTTTATCTATCGAAAGCAACGCTATCCTTTACACCTGAGAGCAATTATCCCCAGCGTTGAAACACGGGCAAGACATCAGCGAGTGCGTTTGAGCTTTGTTGCTAAAAAAGCCTCTCCCGATGCAGCAGGCATGGTGGAAATGATTTTACGATCAAACAATATACCGGCAAATTATTTAGTGAAACGAAATGCACAAGTCGGGCTCTTTCTCTTAGAAAAAAGAAGCTTAGAAAAAAGAAGCTTAGAAAAAAGAAGCTTAGAAAAAAGAAGCTTAGAAAAAAGAAGCTTAGAAAAAGGAAAGTTAGAAAAAATCAATGACAAGTCATCGATTCAATGGCAGGCACGTTTTTGGCCATTGAAAAACGCCTTAATTGGACGAGCAGCTGAAATCGACTTGCCCTCGGATACACAGGTGATTATCTCCGGTCGCAATGCCTTGAGTGATGGACAGCCTGTCCTATTAAACACTACTCAACAGCGGCTTAAATAGATTTTATGCCTAGCTCACTTCTACAACGTTTTTTACAACACCATGTGTTAGCCAATCTGACTTTTATTTTAGTGCTGGTGATGGGCACGTTAAGTTACCTGGCCATGCCCAAAGAAAAAGATCCGACAATTAATTTTAACTGGATA
This genomic window from sulfur-oxidizing endosymbiont of Gigantopelta aegis contains:
- a CDS encoding Rsd/AlgQ family anti-sigma factor, producing MADTITQERRVQSRSIIESLIDSRTDTLAQYKDVMSYKPFEMNDTLKEVLEDFCESMVDYSAKAHFNLYNYLENNTERRQSVIKIADSIYPELVDNTQQILDFHDKYNSDVNTLDCEKLEEYLNSVGEILADRINLEDDVISALLYVDGA
- the mazG gene encoding nucleoside triphosphate pyrophosphohydrolase — its product is MQQLTRLLEIMTKLRDPQNGCPWDLKQDYQSLVSYTLEEAYEVAEAIELGDMNELKKELGDLLFQVVFYAQLAKEEGVFEFEDIAQAISDKMIMRHPHVFAGHHYEDEAAFLKAWEEQKELEKQQAQTDTSLASETAQPISLMAGISKNLPAMTRAVKIQKKAAQIEFDWECAEELLPVIKDELDELSAEMDQAKQVENSEQSVQCIEEELGDVLFSCVNLARKLDIDPEKALRMSNHKFSQRFKAMEAHFQYDRQSMEQATMKELDAVWAIIKKNLADKEKSRD
- a CDS encoding efflux RND transporter periplasmic adaptor subunit; amino-acid sequence: MLLLTVLLIVLLTGLLANVPALAQGNLLAKAIPVTVKALQELTFHPIKKAPAQVVSLQSSLLSAELSARVISVEVKIGDSVKKDQLLLSLECDDYVLKQQQLLAEKRALLAEKKFADYQWQRSKQLIKSKSVSQEAHRRLATEVEKLSARIDLQQGRVKQAQKNISRCQVVAPYSGVIAERFIHVGEYVRPNTPLVQLIDVDDLEVEVQMPIVLVDTLDYTALNFIYRKQRYPLHLRAIIPSVETRARHQRVRLSFVAKKASPDAAGMVEMILRSNNIPANYLVKRNAQVGLFLLEKRSLEKRSLEKRSLEKRSLEKRSLEKGKLEKINDKSSIQWQARFWPLKNALIGRAAEIDLPSDTQVIISGRNALSDGQPVLLNTTQQRLK